Proteins encoded in a region of the Caldisericum sp. genome:
- a CDS encoding ATP-binding cassette domain-containing protein yields MKKNYLELKNITKTYGNVVAVNNFSLSVDEGELVSLLGPSGCGKTTLLRSIAGFETV; encoded by the coding sequence ATGAAGAAAAATTACCTCGAACTAAAAAATATTACTAAAACCTACGGAAATGTCGTTGCAGTCAATAACTTTTCACTTTCAGTTGACGAGGGTGAACTTGTTTCTCTTCTGGGACCTTCCGGATGCGGGAAAACAACACTACTCAGGTCTATTGCTGGCTTTGAAACTGTT
- a CDS encoding SDR family oxidoreductase: MLLKERIIAITGGGSGIGRSCAIAYAKEGAKVYVLDLKEELAKSVADEIETFQGKAIPMKMDVTNRDEVRKVVEEIYRNEGRIDVFHNNAGVSTMNKFLDLTDFDWDFNMNVNAKGVFIVSQEVLKHMVKQDIVNEVRGKIINTASMAGKRGNAPFLAHYVASKFAVVGLTQALAGEFAPYKILVNAICPGYVKTSMQEREVKWEAQLRGVSEDVVRELYIKDTPLGRLQTPDDVAGVAVFLASDLSNFVTGEAINVNGGAFMD, encoded by the coding sequence ATGCTTCTTAAAGAAAGGATTATAGCGATTACTGGTGGCGGTTCTGGGATTGGCAGGTCTTGTGCAATAGCCTACGCTAAGGAAGGTGCAAAGGTTTATGTGCTTGACCTTAAAGAGGAGTTAGCCAAAAGTGTTGCAGATGAAATTGAAACTTTTCAAGGTAAGGCAATTCCAATGAAGATGGATGTAACAAACAGGGATGAAGTCCGTAAAGTCGTCGAAGAGATATACAGAAACGAAGGAAGGATTGATGTTTTCCACAATAACGCTGGCGTTTCAACTATGAATAAATTTCTTGACCTTACGGATTTTGATTGGGATTTCAATATGAATGTTAACGCAAAAGGTGTCTTTATTGTATCTCAAGAAGTTTTAAAGCATATGGTGAAGCAGGATATTGTTAACGAAGTAAGAGGAAAGATAATTAACACAGCCTCTATGGCAGGTAAGAGAGGAAACGCACCCTTCTTAGCGCATTATGTTGCAAGCAAATTTGCAGTTGTTGGTTTAACACAGGCACTTGCAGGAGAATTTGCACCATACAAAATCCTTGTAAATGCAATCTGCCCGGGCTATGTTAAGACGAGCATGCAGGAAAGAGAAGTTAAGTGGGAAGCGCAGTTGAGAGGTGTTTCTGAGGATGTTGTGCGTGAACTTTACATTAAAGACACTCCTTTGGGAAGGCTTCAAACACCTGATGATGTAGCTGGAGTTGCTGTTTTTCTTGCTTCAGACCTTTCCAACTTTGTAACAGGAGAAGCCATTAATGTAAATGGTGGCGCCTTTATGGATTAA
- a CDS encoding DeoR/GlpR transcriptional regulator, translated as MIFEERAKVILSELEKNGSVEIEKLANILNVSEMTIRRDLSRLEHEGLLRRVYGGAVSTRGRSFEPPFIIRESKHKKEKEIIGHIASLLVVDGDSIALDVGTTTLEIAKHLVSKHNLTVLTPNLRVATLLADKKEIRLILTGGIVRPGELSMVGEIARRTVESFYVDKLFLGIGAIDADAGLTEYNLDDAVIKQSLIKNAKEVIVVADSSKFDKIAFSFVAGFDSVKYLISDKSPSGKLLDTLNKFNIKILTKEVLDAS; from the coding sequence GTGATTTTTGAAGAGAGAGCAAAAGTGATTCTTTCCGAACTTGAGAAAAACGGAAGCGTTGAGATTGAAAAGCTTGCAAATATACTTAATGTTTCTGAAATGACTATAAGAAGAGATCTCTCACGACTTGAGCATGAAGGGCTTCTTAGGAGGGTTTATGGAGGAGCTGTAAGCACAAGGGGCAGAAGTTTTGAGCCACCTTTTATTATAAGGGAGTCAAAGCACAAAAAGGAAAAGGAAATTATCGGACATATAGCTTCCTTGCTTGTAGTGGATGGAGATAGCATTGCCCTTGATGTTGGCACTACAACTCTTGAAATCGCAAAGCATCTTGTTTCAAAGCATAACTTAACAGTCCTCACGCCAAATCTACGCGTTGCAACACTTCTTGCTGATAAAAAGGAAATAAGATTGATACTTACAGGAGGCATAGTGAGACCAGGGGAGCTTTCAATGGTGGGTGAGATTGCAAGAAGAACAGTGGAGAGCTTTTATGTTGATAAGTTATTTCTTGGAATTGGTGCAATTGATGCAGATGCAGGGCTCACTGAATACAACCTTGACGATGCGGTTATAAAGCAATCGCTTATTAAAAATGCAAAAGAAGTCATTGTTGTTGCTGATTCAAGTAAGTTTGATAAAATTGCATTTTCATTCGTTGCAGGTTTTGACTCTGTAAAATACCTTATTTCTGATAAATCGCCCTCGGGTAAACTTTTAGACACATTAAATAAATTCAATATAAAAATTTTAACCAAGGAGGTGCTTGATGCTTCTTAA